The following coding sequences are from one Streptomyces angustmyceticus window:
- a CDS encoding WXG100 family type VII secretion target, with protein sequence MGAGDKAKEIVQDLTGMWWPEGDEDELREAARAWRTFADDVEDCTAACHKRAQDVIDNNKGKSIDSFGEFWRKYHGGGKGYLDDVASAARDMAKALDKYADQVAEAKKKIEHELEIAGAVLVVGTALAVFTGGITEVAALGATEAIVAAASTAGVAVSATVAEIAGTVLATAAIGGIEAITVDVVVAQGGRNLLGDQHGINLAEARDAGVTGVLLGGAFGGAARTAKAVGDAGGFKAVLADTKLDGLRLRPAIDQMGKRRTWQLYHAKESKALAPPAKAGDDILPSGHPIYHGKQTTTIGYDPRTLSNLERVRRVDGVHDVVVHGTPDNVFIAGHVNPAGVAKTTYEISPHQVVESIRNNPNYTGGPIRLVSCHSGAGAEPLAQSVANEMGAPVYAPTNRMGVDRTLGIQEPVIDKGGYWRIFLPITD encoded by the coding sequence ATGGGCGCTGGCGACAAGGCCAAGGAGATCGTCCAGGACCTCACTGGCATGTGGTGGCCGGAGGGCGACGAGGACGAACTCCGGGAGGCCGCCCGCGCTTGGCGCACCTTCGCCGACGACGTCGAGGACTGCACGGCCGCCTGCCACAAGAGGGCCCAGGACGTAATCGACAACAACAAGGGCAAGTCGATCGATTCGTTCGGGGAGTTCTGGCGCAAATACCACGGCGGTGGCAAGGGCTACCTTGACGACGTAGCCAGCGCCGCCCGCGACATGGCCAAGGCCCTGGACAAGTACGCCGACCAGGTCGCCGAGGCCAAGAAGAAGATCGAGCACGAGCTGGAGATCGCCGGTGCGGTCCTGGTCGTCGGTACGGCCCTGGCCGTCTTCACCGGCGGCATCACCGAGGTCGCGGCACTCGGCGCCACCGAGGCGATCGTCGCCGCAGCGAGTACGGCGGGCGTCGCCGTTTCCGCCACCGTCGCCGAGATCGCCGGAACTGTCCTGGCCACCGCCGCCATCGGCGGCATCGAAGCCATCACCGTAGACGTGGTCGTCGCCCAGGGCGGACGCAACCTCCTCGGCGACCAACACGGCATCAACCTTGCCGAGGCCAGAGATGCTGGGGTCACCGGCGTCTTGCTGGGTGGTGCATTTGGTGGCGCGGCCCGCACTGCCAAGGCTGTTGGAGACGCCGGCGGCTTCAAGGCGGTCCTTGCGGATACCAAGCTCGACGGTCTCCGCCTTCGCCCAGCGATCGACCAGATGGGCAAGCGGCGTACCTGGCAGCTCTATCACGCAAAGGAATCGAAAGCCCTGGCCCCTCCTGCCAAAGCAGGTGACGACATACTGCCGTCCGGCCATCCGATCTACCACGGCAAGCAGACGACAACCATCGGCTACGATCCACGTACTCTCTCAAATTTGGAACGGGTAAGACGTGTTGATGGTGTCCACGACGTTGTCGTGCACGGTACGCCCGACAACGTCTTCATCGCAGGACACGTCAATCCAGCAGGCGTAGCGAAGACCACTTACGAGATAAGCCCTCACCAGGTAGTGGAAAGTATTCGCAACAATCCGAACTACACGGGTGGGCCTATTCGCTTGGTATCCTGCCACTCGGGAGCCGGGGCGGAGCCGCTGGCGCAGTCCGTGGCAAATGAAATGGGAGCCCCTGTCTACGCGCCAACCAATCGCATGGGAGTGGATCGCACGCTGGGAATCCAGGAGCCCGTCATCGACAAGGGCGGATACTGGCGAATATTCCTTCCCATCACCGACTGA
- a CDS encoding WXG100 family type VII secretion target, with translation MAGDGFDVDTDQLKSAAPTFHRESVALERAATKLRHTLGGLGEPWGGDEQGKKFEHAYAPHRAQIEKAAAALVKGLSSITKAMNDMAANHEDADHSAKSGFEGGK, from the coding sequence ATGGCTGGCGACGGCTTTGACGTAGACACCGACCAACTCAAGTCCGCCGCTCCAACATTCCACCGAGAGTCTGTCGCCTTGGAGCGGGCGGCGACCAAGCTTCGCCACACGCTCGGCGGGCTGGGGGAGCCGTGGGGCGGTGACGAGCAGGGCAAGAAGTTCGAGCACGCCTACGCCCCGCACCGGGCGCAGATCGAGAAGGCGGCCGCGGCCCTGGTCAAGGGCCTGTCCAGCATCACCAAGGCCATGAACGACATGGCAGCCAACCACGAAGACGCTGACCACTCAGCCAAGTCCGGCTTTGAGGGCGGTAAGTGA
- a CDS encoding relaxase/mobilization nuclease domain-containing protein, with the protein MIAAIKAPGANTRGLLAYLYGRGTHDEHFDPHIVAGFVMLGMPDPGRDEMATLTELARHLDEPVRLRNSEFGKPVTDHVWHCPVRAAPEDRYLSDAEWGEIAQRVVAAADIAPAGDDLACRWIAVRHADDHIHILATAVREDGRRPKLHDSGIRVGDACREIEKDYGLRRLKKGDRTGTRRPTQAEMHKAQRLGWEQTSKEWLQDRIRAAVPHAKSAEELLAYLEAEGIRVKAKRGPSGDLLGYAVGRPGDLNKDDEQIFHPGGKIAPDLSLPKIKARLESSQPEEHPTARRTQPSSPWHRATDALDSLHTDLADDARAQAHITALGELIEATAQKAPADLRAELQAASKAFARAQRSQIRAEDRAAHTLRNAARDIAHTATGPDGSALAALVAALVWAAIVAGRWHEAKGHAHQADAARQALQHLQSAADHALTPELTDLAQRQPKEETRRSLARDIRAAIPEHAEQILTDTGWPALATVLADAEARGHKPHQLLKEAAAQRELATARQPARVLITRIQHTGRNPIPNRRAAAARLRTTTAAPHPPLGPDFAQPTAATTAPAAQQRRPRR; encoded by the coding sequence ATGATCGCCGCCATCAAGGCGCCCGGCGCCAACACCCGTGGCCTGCTTGCCTACCTCTACGGCCGGGGAACCCACGACGAACACTTCGATCCGCACATCGTGGCGGGCTTCGTGATGCTCGGCATGCCCGATCCCGGCCGCGATGAGATGGCTACCCTCACCGAACTCGCCCGCCACCTCGACGAGCCCGTCCGCCTGCGCAACAGCGAGTTCGGCAAGCCTGTCACCGACCACGTCTGGCACTGCCCCGTCCGTGCCGCACCCGAAGACCGCTACCTCTCTGATGCCGAATGGGGCGAGATCGCCCAGCGCGTCGTCGCCGCGGCCGACATCGCCCCTGCCGGTGATGACCTGGCCTGCCGCTGGATCGCCGTACGCCACGCAGACGACCACATCCACATCCTCGCCACCGCCGTCCGCGAAGACGGCCGCCGCCCCAAACTCCATGACAGCGGCATCCGCGTCGGCGACGCATGCCGCGAGATCGAGAAGGACTACGGTCTGCGCCGCCTGAAGAAGGGCGATCGCACCGGCACCCGGCGCCCCACCCAGGCCGAGATGCACAAGGCCCAGCGCCTCGGCTGGGAGCAGACCAGCAAGGAGTGGCTCCAGGACCGCATCCGCGCCGCTGTCCCCCACGCGAAGAGCGCCGAGGAACTCCTCGCCTATCTCGAAGCCGAGGGCATCCGAGTCAAGGCCAAGCGGGGCCCGTCCGGTGACCTCCTCGGCTACGCCGTCGGACGCCCCGGCGATCTCAACAAGGACGACGAGCAGATTTTCCACCCCGGCGGAAAGATCGCCCCTGATCTCTCCCTTCCCAAGATCAAGGCCCGCCTCGAATCCAGCCAGCCCGAAGAGCACCCCACCGCCCGCCGCACCCAGCCCAGCAGCCCCTGGCACCGCGCAACTGACGCCCTCGACAGTCTCCACACCGACCTTGCCGACGACGCACGAGCCCAGGCACACATCACCGCGCTCGGTGAACTGATCGAAGCCACCGCCCAGAAGGCACCCGCCGACCTGCGCGCTGAACTTCAAGCCGCCTCGAAGGCGTTCGCACGCGCCCAGCGCTCCCAGATCCGGGCAGAAGACCGAGCCGCCCACACTCTGCGCAACGCGGCCCGCGACATCGCCCACACCGCCACCGGCCCCGACGGCAGCGCCCTCGCCGCCCTGGTCGCAGCGCTCGTCTGGGCCGCAATCGTCGCGGGACGCTGGCACGAGGCCAAGGGCCACGCCCACCAAGCCGACGCCGCTCGCCAAGCCCTCCAGCACCTTCAGAGCGCCGCCGACCACGCCCTCACCCCGGAACTCACAGACCTCGCGCAACGGCAGCCGAAGGAGGAGACCCGTCGCTCTCTGGCCAGAGACATACGCGCCGCCATCCCCGAACACGCCGAGCAGATCCTCACCGACACCGGCTGGCCGGCCCTCGCCACCGTCCTCGCCGACGCCGAAGCCCGCGGCCACAAACCCCACCAACTCCTCAAGGAAGCAGCCGCCCAACGCGAACTGGCCACCGCCCGCCAACCCGCCCGCGTCCTGATCACCCGCATCCAGCACACCGGACGCAACCCCATCCCCAACCGCCGCGCCGCAGCAGCCCGCCTCCGCACCACCACCGCGGCCCCGCACCCGCCCCTCGGGCCTGACTTCGCCCAGCCAACGGCGGCAACTACGGCACCGGCCGCGCAGCAGCGCCGCCCGCGTCGCTAG